A single window of Haliotis asinina isolate JCU_RB_2024 chromosome 5, JCU_Hal_asi_v2, whole genome shotgun sequence DNA harbors:
- the LOC137283369 gene encoding uncharacterized protein, whose amino-acid sequence MATSTCANQICSPAATNLPPSSVQKKDDPVSASFQLFSLIEMQDRFLEQVRLIDIYIVELSEKIGRDAANDGHVGHGLLLLNRKCVAEGVRQVYLRLATNKRRQVRQCYNFIRQNFENQDHLSAADLDESHDHEVTKIARGLSMECCTFQRPC is encoded by the exons ATGGCAACCTCCACCTGTGCCAATCAGATCTGTTCCCCGGCTGCCACTAATCTGCCGCCATCTTCTGTCCAGAAGAAGGATGACCCTGTGTCTGCCTCCTTCCAACTCTTCAGTCTCATTGAAATGCAGGATAGATTCCTGGAACAAGTCCGGCTTATAG acatcTACATCGTGGAACTGTCTGAGAAGATCGGGAGAGATGCAGCCAATGACGGCCATGTTGGACACGGCTTACTTCTGCTCAACAGGAAGTGTGTAGCTGAAGGTGTCCGCCAGGTGTACCTACGACTGGCCACAAACAAGCGGAGACAAGTCAGGCAGTGCTACAACTTCATCCGACAAAACTTCGAGAACCAGGACCATCTTTCAGCAGCTGATCTGGACGAGTCACATGACCACGAGGTGACAAAGATTGCTCGAGGACTTAGTATGGAGTGTTGTACGTTCCAGCgaccatgctag